Genomic segment of Pochonia chlamydosporia 170 chromosome 1, whole genome shotgun sequence:
AAATGGCAGTGTGGTGCCGGTGCCGCTACAGCAAGTCAGACATAACAAGATTGAATGAATAGATTCTTCGCCAAAAACGCAATGAAGAGACAATACCGTGGATCAAAGGATATCAGATTATAACCGCTCCCACTCAAGCTTTTTGGGATTTGCAGACGTTAGCTCTCAGCGTCATTAGATCAGTGCGCCACGTCAGGCCACCAGAGATATATGATAGGTGACTCAAATACATTTGCAGCAATTGGCCAGCGCTTGCCAACGATTCTCGTCCTGGTACACCAGGTCCACCGAAGTTGAGAATAATGCTTCCCTTGGCCGGCTGAGTGGCTGCGGGGACACGCAAGAGCGCGAGGTTGAGCGTAGAATTGGATTCCAGGTCCGTATAGTCCAGGGGCAGCTCGAGGTAGCCACAGTCCACGGGAATTGTGTTGTCCAAATTGCTGTCATTGCATTTTCCCCATtgaatgatgctgttctTCCCTTGCGACGAAGCTGCTGTCGCGACTCCTTCGATGTCAACTTGTGTGTCGATTGGCTGAAGCCTGATTTGAGTGTCTGTTGCCGCAACTGTGATGGCCGACAagggcaacagcagccgcagAGCGACGCTGGCTGAAATCATCCCGAATGCCGTCCGGTGCTATTCGGTTTTGATGCAAAAGTGTTTTGCAGAGGCAACAATTGAACCTCTGCTGTCGCGATGTAACATTCAATCCCATCCCATTCCTCATTCATACAGGTGCATGTGTGGCTGAGCGGCTGTCAGATTGTGGCTGACCACACTTTGGCGCCACGATCCAAGACGCTTGTGTGAGAGCTCCAAAACAACTAGGTCACTTGGGTTGCTACCGTTCACAGACAAGTCAAGCAAATTGTCACTTATCTTTTCTCGTGGACTTGGAGACAAGTAACTACCATAGATTACGCGCCTTCTCTATTATTGCGGTCTTCAGGGCGGCGAATAACCTTCCCAAGTATGAAAGTACGCTAACCTAGGCAATAGATTTTGCAGATTCTGCTGGTAAACTTGCAACTATACATATGTAAGGAGTTGAGTTAGCATGTAGTACCATACTTAATCTAGTTTATGATAGCTAGTGCGCCAGTACTCCTATTATCCGCAATAATGCTAGTATATACAGTTACACCCCAACTTCTACTTATATCCCGTCCCCAACGTCTTTTACTGTTACCATGTTCTTCTGCGTATAGTCGATAATCTTGTCAAAGTTTCTGCATTTATGATGGACGTTAAAGTCCAGTATTCGAGGCACCTTGTGTCCAGTGGTGTGGTCAAGAAGCACGGGAGTAACATCGCCATAACACATCAGACTTAGCCGGAGGGTTTCAATGCAGTGGTCGACATGCAGCCGGCCACCTACAGGCTTTTTCAAATCGTGAGGATACGTCTTCCTTCCCCACGATTCATCAAACTTTGACAGAGGCCACGTCGCTTGTCGTACCAGGTTCTTGAAATTGTAAGTATCATGCCTTTTTTTTAACTAACGAAATGAACAAAAGGAATGCAACACTTACAAGGCAATGTAATTGATGGAAAACTTCTACCATTGCCGCATATGTTGGCTGCTCAGGATCACTCCCTATAGTCTCAACATGTTTTGCCTCCGTTTTGTTAAGACTTTGAATGATGGCATTATTCACACCGATCGGTGGTTCTGCAAGTATGTGTTAGTATTGCTTTTGAACTGgagccttcatctccaagcaGTTCACGTACGGTCCCATAGTCCTAGCCAGGCGTTTTCTAGCTCCCTACTTGGTGGCCCACGGTATTTTGATGAATGATTAAAGTAGTTGGTAAAGTGTCCTTCCGTAAATTCCACGGAATCCAAAAGAGGCGCTACAATAATGAGTCTCAAACACATCTCTAGGATGAAGTAGTATGTTTCTTACAGGCGGGAGACAAGAGCTTTGCACACTTGTGCATGGAAAGTGGTACTGGTGTTAACCAGTGCGAGACGAAGAAAATAAATGAAGCCAAAGCTAAAGCGCAATTAATGTACAACCACCTTTTCACCCGCCTTTCACGAACAACAAGCAGCTCATGGTAATCGCTAGCATCCGAAGATTCCACATCAGAGCCAGCGACCGGCAGGTACTCAGGCTTGTCGTAGTTGTTTGAGTGATGCATGATAGGTGAGGAAGAGAGATTGAACGATGGAAGTGGAATGCTCGAGGGAATGAGAAAAACGCAAGAGGCGGCAAGGCTCTGCCGTCGATCAATCCCCGGCAAGAAATAAAGGCTATAGAGATTATGAGTTACGGTCGCGACAACATATTGACTGCTATCCCGTAATTGTGCTGCGACAGTAATATAAGCCTGGTGATGCGATGTGATAAGCCGGCGCACCAAATTGGTGGGATAGTAATACGTGAATATAGCTGCACACGATAATACTCGGATAGTAATAAAAGTCTCTGCTATACTTGGTAAGCCTCGCTGGCTGTATGATAGCTATACAGAGTGAAATTTCTATTATAAATGACAGGTTTGGGTTGAGGGGCACTATTTCTCACATATACAACACAATTCTAACACATCGCATTATCACCTCTTATCGTCTCCAAGCTACAACAACCGCTACAATGCTTCCTTCTTTCGCAGCCGTCTGCCTTGCCGTTCTTTCTGGCACTGCCGTCTTCGGTCTTCCCGGTTAGCTGAATTTTCCCAGTTAAGAATCACCAAAAGCGCTGTGCTAACTCAAGATGGGTTGAAGTGGCTGAAGCGGATGTTGGGCAGGGAACAGCAAAACAGCTGACTCCTTATTTCATTCTCCCCCCTGGAAAGGATAGTGTGTATGACgaggatgttgctgctgccgaCAAGGCCGCAGTGCTCGGAGCCAGGGCGGAATAGAGAATCAAAAGCTGACGTGTAAACGGAGCATGTGTCGCTGCACGGGAGATCGTGCTAAGGCATATTGCAGCTAGCTTTCATTCTGTGTTCGCACAACAAAATAATAGCAATATTATTTTACTTGTTAGTAGAAGTTGTCTATAGACTAAAAATAAACCAGTTTATAGAAGTCTATGTCTGACTTTACTGTTAATTAAAGTTGTTTACATTATCTTGTATCCGTGAAGAGGGATAACAGATGTGTACGGCATGTCTTACCCCTGGGGTAATATTAACGCGATTAAAATATAGCTAGAAAATATACGCCTGTAAAGTGTATATTGTGGTTAAATATTAGCTAAATAGAAAGCTTAACCCTATTATAACTAGCGCTTACTACGCTACAACGGTTTGCAATAACGATGGGACAATAGATACCCGTATTGTTATAATAAGATTAAAGCTTATATATTGATCGAAAAACTATATCTCTAGTATAAAGTAGTATATTTCTTACAGGCAAGAGATAAGAGCTTTACACACTTGTGTATAGAAAGTAGTACTAATATTAACTAATACAAGATaaagaaaataaataaagcTAAAGCTAAAGCGCAATTAATATATAATAGCCTATTTACCCGCCTTTCACGAAACAATAAGCAGCTTATTATTGTACTAACATAAGGTTTCTGCGTATGGCAGTTGAATTCCCatgccagcgccatcaaGAGGGGAGTTCTAGCCTAAATATTACTGCACAGATTGATTAGCAACTCAGGATATCGCGTGAACGCATTTACCTCCTATATCTACCATGATATTTGTGCTCTGGGGTTATGTGTGGTGCTTATTTACGCGGTTGGTTGGGtgttctgcttctgcttctgcttcttcctAGAGGCAATACTTTAACCAATTAATGCCACCAAATAGTTACTCGTTTATGTTCGCTATTCCAGTAAGCTGTGATCTATGTCCGAACAAGCACAGGTTTATTTAACCTTTGCCGCTAGTGTTACATCCCAAACAATGCTGTCAACCGGCTTCAAGGTTCATGTGTAGGGCTCAGGGCTATTCGATACTCCATATAAGCAATGGCACATTGTCTGCGTATTATAAACCCTGTCGTTGAAACAAATACGAGATTTAATGTGGTTCGTTTTTGAAGTAGTCGCCACCAAACTAACTCTTTCCACACCTCCGTGTACATAACTTGAGTATTAGCCAAGAAGTCTACCTGAAAGAGGTTCTCGCTAAGCCTCTCCCCGCGAAGTCTATCTGTAGAGCAAATCTACTATTTTGTTTCCGATTGAAGATTCTTAAAGTGTTCCCGAGGTCCCCCAGATTCACACATTGCGCGGCGGGGAAAAACAATTTAGAAACCAAAGGTGGTGCCGACCACACTCCCTAAGTAATTAGCTGGTTGAGGGTGTGGACATTTCCCTCATCCGCGTATTGCTGACGGGTGCGGTGAAGACGCGAGGCTTATACATAGTACACGAGAAATAATTACTTGCTTGAATCATCTGGGGTAGCATTCTAAATCCGGGTCCAGGGGTAACCAACAGCTACCTGAGTTAGCAAGGGGAACTAACGCCTAGGTTGAAAAGGGAAAGTAATCATGCGACAGTGAGCTCAAAAGTGAAAGCAGACGAGagcaccaaccaaccacaaaccCGCCACACCTACAGAGAGATTATTCCCTAATTTCGACGCAAAGTTTTCGGCTGGCGCACAAGTCACAACAGGATGCGGGTCGCCCCTGCACGCGCTGGCGGTGAGTTTTGCAGATATGCTCATGGCCATATCCGAACTGACCTTGACGGCGTAAGGATTCGGAGACGGATGCGGCTGCAAGGGCGAGAGGACGGCACAGGAGTCTCGACCCTTGAACGGCGACCCCTGAACAGACAGCTTGGAGATTACATCCACCTTGGTAAGGTCAATAACGCCTGTCAAGTTGAACGTCCGGGCACTGCCGGTGCTATTCATGCCACAGACGCCGCCCTTTGTAGCAGCAACCACATCTGGCTGCTGGCCTCCCTTTCGGGTTGTAAAGGTGATGGACCTGCTTGGCCGCGATACGGAAAACCCAACCGCCCCGTCGACCCCTGACCCATACGAGCAGTTACCCGCAGCAGCTTCCCATGCAATGACCCAGGTGCCTTCAGCCTCGTGGAAAGCTTTGGTGCCTCTATACGTAAAGTATGGGCTCCTCTCAGAAAAGTTGGCTGCAGACAGATCGATTTCATagctggtgatggttgcgTCGTAGTCATCCGTCCTGAACGTCCTGAACGATATGCTTGGATTCAACGCCGCGGCGAGTTGTGGATTCTGAACTGCGAATACAAAGGGGAAGAGGGGTGCCAGCGCGTATGTCTCGTTGCGCGGGAAGACGAGGTCGAATTCTACCGTGGATGGAaatgaagctgaagctgaagcttCCACAGTTCTGCATGAGAAGCTGCATGCCCAGAGGTACCAACCTAGGCAGGAAAGCCTGTGGATGGAGAAAAGCATGTTGGTTGAGCTGGAGTTGGGAGTTAGAAGCGCATGTCAGCATTGAAAGCTTCAAACCGCGGGTCGAACATGTTTGAGGCCAGCCAGCTCTTATGACTTTCGTAGAATTAAGTTTCTTGTTGCGACTTACGAGGCTCACCTCTGGGGGAATGaaagagcttcaatgtcgagGGTCTGGTGGATCCCATTTCTCATTTCCGGGCCGTGCCGAATTTGCCGATAAGGCGGCTCGGGTCGGTCAGATTACTTCTTTGGGATAAGTAAGTGCATACAGATACGTAGAACCAACATCAATATTGGGGAGACCCTGAAGTTGCAGAACCTTTTGCCTGCATCTAAGCTTATAACAAGCTGCAAGTGCCTAGGAAAGACATGTGGACActggacatgatgccaaatATGGGTTCTGGGGAAATCCCCACCAATCCCAGTCTCATTACGTTCAACTTCGTCTATACATTCACGCCAAAGCACCTGGTAAGAATTCTCACGTTACATTCGCGGTGTTGGTTACCTATGTACCTGCCCATTCAAGACAAAAAGATACACCAATAGTCTGAAAACTGCGACTGTCGAACCCACCTGTGATGCAGGTACAGTATGCCCAACCAACAACTCTATTCAGTCAAGACAAATTCGTAGTATCTATTGACTCATTCATAAATTCAAATACGCCGACAGAGTCCGAGTATAAGAATATGCATCTTTTAAATCTCTCACAGCATTCGAGTTATTCCTTCACCACACGTCTTCCCTCCACCTGTCTCACCAGCTCAAGAGAACCAGATTGAAGATACACCTCAAATCTTTCCTCCATCTCGGGTTGATGCCCTCAGCATTGGCTTTGGTTTCAGACCGCAAACTGCATCATCGCCGGACTGTGAGCTGTAGTTTCTCTACGGCTGCCAGCGGAGGGGACACATGCCAGTCCTTCTCGGATGCTTGGGGCCTCACACTTGACCAGTTCAAGTCGTTGAACCCTGGTGTCAACTGTCCCAATCTCGAAACCGGTCAAAGCTATTGTGTCGTTGGTACAGTGTCCTCTGAcacctcaacctcaacatcaacctcgaGTTCTACCACCAAGCCTCCCCTTCCTCCCACAACAACTTCCACAAAAACTGTCTCAACAACTACGTCAACTAAGCCAGGCAATGGTAAGATCAAGATCCGGGTTCTATACATATCTCCATGTACATCTAATATCCGAGACTAAACAATTTACAGGCATCACAACTCCTTCCCCATTCCAGCCCGAAATGGTCTCCAACTGCAACGCATTCTACTTTGTAAAACTGAATGACCGATGCGCAGACATCGTCTCCCAATATGGCATCTCCCTCACAGACTTCCAGACTTGGAATCCCAAAGTTGGAAATGACTGTACCGGGCTATGGGCCAACACCTATGCTTGCGTCTCTATAATCGGTCATGTTCCCACGCCAACAAACCCCGGGAATGGGATACAAACGCCAGTGCCAACACAGCCGGGCATGACTAGCAACTGTGACAAGTTCCAATTGATCAAAACCGGGGACACATGCGTCGATATCGCCACTAGGAATGGAATTTCTGTGCAGGATTTCCTGCAGTGGAATCCGCAAGCTGGCAGTAGTTGCACTGGGCTctgggcgaatgcctacGCATGCGTCGGCGTggtttcctttgttttgaAATCCTACTATCACCTTGATTGCACGGGCAGCATACATAACAACGTCAACATTGCGCATGGCAGTGACGGTATATGCATCAATACAGATTGTGCGGTCGGTTctgtcgatgtcgatgccgtgGGCCGGTGCCCCGGTGGACAAGTGCAGATTAGTTACTGGGAGAATGCAGGGTGCTCTGGCAAGTGGTTTGGCTATGGATATATGAGCAGAGCCCAGTGCCATAGGCTATGGTCTGATGGCTATAAGTTTAAGGCACTGCATCTAAGATGTGCGAGAGAACAGGACGATTGTGTCAACAAGAAAACTTGTGCATATGACCCGGAGCCGGCTAGCAGATCTTGCTGAGCCGAGATGACGACTGAGACTGTAATTACTTGTATTAGATGTTAGAAACTAGATACAGTGTTCTATACTTACTGCCATTTTGTATAAACTCCAGAAATCTCATTGCAACAACTTTACCAGAAACAGCCTCGACGCTCGATGGATGCATTCGTACATATAATTCATTTCAATCTTCATCTCAGCCTGTCCGGCCGCCAATTTAATTTGCACTGGCTGCCTGTTTTGTAGGACAATCTGGTAATTGGACTTTTTCGTTGGCATTGAAGCCGTCACAGCCAACAAATAAGCCACGACCACCCAACTTTGTAGTAACGTACGTAGCCCTGTGAGAAAATACTGAGGCGCGGGTAGTCTCCAAACCAACCCAAGCGTACGGAGCGCAGGGTTTATAACAGAAAAGAGGCTCACCGCAATTCTTGCATAGACAGCCTCATTTTAAGTATTTTGCTCGAAAGGGCTTGTCTCTTGATGTCAAGGTCCGATACGGTGTGGCCTGTATGCGTATAACCGGGTGTCAAGTCCGTAGTTGGCGATATGTCTCCACCAATTGGGCATGCTATCTTTAATATGTACCAATTACTGTACGTGGCGGCGAAGTTCCCCGTTTGTTCCAACATCACGGGTGGTTGCGTCAAGTGGCTTCCGTTTTTCGACTGAGGTCATAGAGGTCCTGTTTGAGGCTCGACGAAGAATAAGAAACAATGATTAGGTAGTAAACTAAGAACAGTAGAAGTTGAACACATCAATACATAAATCCACCAACTGCGATAGGCACCAGATCATATAGAATGGACACATGCTGGCTAGAGCAGGTTTCCTTTTTGCTTTAATTCTTGGAAACTTTAGATAATGCTGAGTTAGTTGGCCATCATAGGTTCTTCCGTCATTCGATGAGACATTCGTTCAGCTCACCCTGGAAACTGTTGGTCGTGTTGAATAACCAATATGTGGAGCAGTGTTCGCCAAGTTACTCCCCGCTGTCATCATAACCCTCATTGGGGCCACAAAGTATGGACCTTTTGATGTGATTTAAAACACGTTTAAGAGTACTCGGCTGCTGCGCTTTCTGTGACGAGTCAGCCCCTGCTTGGATGGAGTCATGGCAGTGCAATAACTTACCTCACAAGAAATTAGCGAGGACGAAGTGAGAGGCTCTTGGGAAACCTGTTTCCGGACCGACGTGAGTGGTAGGCGAGGTGGTGGGATCCGATTGTCTGCGATGGTGTATAACATTATTCTGTCTGCAAGCCATGACGATTTGTATGGAATATAGTTAGGCAAGATCACTCGCTAGATGCGGATAAGATTCAGGCAGAGCTTGACTGGAATTTGCATACACCTGTTAGCTGGCCTAAATAAGCGCCTAGCTAGATAGCGCTAGCTCTAAATTCCTGCTAGCAGGACTTAGGCGGCAGGAAAACCTAGCTGCCCTAGAGCCGCCAGCAGAACACAGTAGCTATCCAACTATAGCTGACACCTACTAGGTAGGAGACGTGTGTTAGCATGAGTTATGTGCCAGCCACACACAGACATGCTATCTAAAGTCTGCTATCCTGCCCATACTAGAGGGGATTATTAGTTGCTTGGTTAAGCACATCCCAAAAAAAGTGTTATTCTTACCCAGACAGCATGCAATCTGGTTTGTACTGCTCTAAGCTTATAGTAGAGAAATAAGCACTTATGCTTTAGCGCCTCTTTCCGTGTGCGCTTCTACTTATGAGATTATTAGTGTATGCACATTTGCGGAAGATCCATGTGCTTGAGGTTTATTGCGTGCGTTACTTAGGGGAACGTCTTCCTGGCAGGGCGGCGTGGGACGCAGCTGTGGCGCGTACAAACAAGCTTGCTTAAGTGTACAGTCACTGGACAAAAGTCACAATAATAGCGGAATGCACCACTCAACCTAACAACTAAAATGCTGCATTTTACGCCTAAATTTAGCTTAATTAATTTGCAACTTAAGCTAGTTAATAGTAGATGGTTTATCTAACAGAAAATACAGCTAGTACTTTGTGTACTAACTATAGGCTTTCACAACTATAGCTATTTGCCGCGGCATTAAATCTATTAGCCGGTTTAAGAGGTTATCTTTAAATAGCTTCTAAGACTTAATTACAGCCTTACAGAGATGTTATTTTGTGTAATTATTAGAGGTTATTCCTGCTAGTTCTAGATAATGCTTTGTAATATTCTCTTTAAGTAACTTCTATAGATTTTTAATTGGATTAAGGTTAGGGGAATATGCTGGCTAGTCCACTAATTCTACCCTATTCTCTTTAGCCTAATTTCTTAACTATTTCTATACTAATTAGCACGTATAAGTAAAAGCATTATCCTAGGCGAATTTATATTCGGCTCCCACTTTGGTCCATCTAACGGCGATTTTCCTCGcaaggaaaaagaaagacagTTAGAAGATAACTATAGCTATGGTAATATAGTAGTACTTAAAGTACAGTAGGGTCGCAAAAGTCACGATAATAAAACGCATCACCCCACCACATCGCGTCACCTTTAACTTGCATTATTAACttccaacagccacaatTCTATTAATATAATGCCTATAACACCTAGGTGTAAATATAGCCCTTATAAGAGGGCTAGAATTATATCTATATTTAATTTGGGAATAACTAGCAAAGAAATCGCTAAATGCAAAGGAGTTCTAattataactatatataGCATCTATTATTGCTATTATAACTAAAAATTAGCCTAATCTTTACTACACAGTAGCAGGCTACTAGTCCTCTCTAAACGCAATAAAAGATATATTTTTTAATTAATATAAAATAACCCTTTTATTAAGAACACGCAAATTCTAGAGCAAGCTAGTCTTAGTTGCTCTATTAATACCTTAACCTGGTTCCTTATAAAAGAGAGTATTTAACACAATAAGGCTCTAAAACGCCTAAAACTAACGCCTAAGGTAGCTGCTAAAAGGCTAGAATTTACACAAAAATACCTTTATAAGTTGCCCTTATTTTAGCGTAAATAGATCTTCTTAGATAAGACCACAATTAAGCGTGGAAAGGGAGAGAGGGATAAGTAGATTTTTTGCTACCTAGTATGTCTAAGAAGATTAGCAATTATAGCACATACTAATATCTATAGGGCAAGCGGCTTCTTCCACAGCATATATAACCTTAAAATAAACTAACTTAGCATTCTTAGATATTCTAGGGAGGTTTTACATGTAATAGAAGGACTTCTTTATACCTAATAATTAGAGACCCTAAATCTGCCTGCAGCAGCATTACAGAGCGACAAGTACTTAAATGCCTTTAAGATTAACTTTCTATAATTGCAAAACCTAGTTATAAATTCGCCTAAGATAATGCCCCTACACATACATGCTATTTAGTGCAAAATTAGCTAAAAAATTAGGCTAATAAAAATAGAGTAAATTTAGTAGACTAGCCCCTATATTTACCTAATCTAAATCCTATAGAAAATCTATGGAAGTTAGTTAAAGAGAATATTATAAAATATTACCTAAAACTTACAGGCATAAATTTAAATAATACTATAAAATAGCGCCTCTGTAAAGCTGCTATTAAAGTATAAAAGCAACTTAATAATAACCTTTTAAACTATTTAATAGATTTAATGCCGCGCTAAATAGCTACAGTTATAGCGGCAAATAGCTGGTACACAAAGTACTAACTAAGTCTACTAGTAAAGTAGCTATTAGCCACTAAAATGCTCTAGTTACAAAGAAATTAGACTAATTTTGGGCGCAAAACGCGGCTTTTTAATTACTAGGTTAAGTGGCAAAATGGGGCGGTCGGGTTCCATCATCGTGACTTTTGCGGAGGGACTGTATCTTTATAAGTTTATTTAGTGTAAAAATATTATTTCTCTACATTACTATCTATTTATTAGGCAGGTACCCTTGTAGATATAGGAGAAGAGTTAAACCTTATTAGACTAGATCCACTCTGTATCTATTGCAGGGTAATTGAAGTAGACAGCACATTAACATTTGATTGCTACCATGCCGGCTCGACAAGTGATCCTTCGATGCGGCTGCCACCAGAATCACGGTACTCAACAGCTGCTAGTCTGGGCAGCAAACCTCATTTAGGAGGACAAGTGCCTCTCTAGATCCTAACCGCAACAGGATAGAGCGTGGGTCTTCATGGCCGCGCGAATCGATGGATCCATTGAGAACCTGATGTGAATCTTTGTAGGGTAAAATTGCGCATAGCTTTATCAATGTGTTTGTAGATACACATACCGTGTTTTTTTAGGTCGGCAAGGTGATAGGCATCGTTAGAAGAACCTCAAAGTAGGCATGAGTTATTGGATCAGGATACACGGGATCAACTTGGCCGTCCATACTTGGCTTTTCAACGCTTGGCTGCCAAAGTTCCAAGGTGGCACGCTCAGCCCAGGTGCCAAATGGTTGGCTCGTATTCGAGCATGGTTGGTCGCCCAGACGGACCATGTGCGGTCGGCGTCAAAGAAACAGGGTGTGTGCTTCACGAAGCATCAAACATTATCATGACTGATAATATCAAAATATAACATCGCCGGCTGACGTGTTCAGCCACATCATGTCGTCAACATTTAATTGAATATCATTTAGGTCGACGCCGCTCAAATCCAGGTCTCCACCCAGATCTccaaatactccgtactgccCGCGAGACTCCTGCGTGGTGTTCGAGGTTGTTTCACCAATCCTAGTTGACGCGTACTGTGCTGGGTTCTGGCTTGCATGATGCTGAAATTTCGCTGATAGAATCTCCAATGCAGCTATGCATCGTCTTGCGGACTCTCCGACTTGTGAGTACGCTTTCAAAAGTTGCATGGCTTTGTCCCATGCGGCACTTGGGTCGGCCAGACTGGAGACAAACGTCCGAGGTTCTGAAGGCCCGAGGCGTTGCGCAAGCAGAACCGTGGCAGCTTGATACACAACTAGTTGCGGCAAGATTTAGTCTCATACAGTAACAAATAGCGACGAGAACAACCGAGGGTATTCTTACATAATACGGAAAACCACCACGCCGGTGTAGGCCCCATCACGGTCTCGCGGTCGAGATGCGTGTATATCATATCAATCGTTTCGTGAGCAGCTCCGAAACACTGAGTTAAGCATTCGTCCACGATGCCTTGCGATAAAGTTCTATCTTTGAATCCCAAAATTTCAGCCTGACCCGGTTTAGGCTGCTTAAGATGGTATTCGGCAACAATAGGACGCAGAAGCAGGATCCGGGCATGAAGATATCTGGGACGTCTAACATTAGCCTTGTCGACGTGGTGACTTAACAGACACAATCCCTTACCGAGCGCGAAGCACAATACGCTGCCTCTGCAAGATGAAATCTTCAGCTGAACTCGAAACTGAGTAGAGCAAATTCTCCGGTACGGACGAAAGCCACTTTGAAAGCCTACTATCATGATGCACGACCGTCAAAAGTTTCACATCATCTTCAGTCGACTTGTTCTCTGGGTTCATGTATATTTCAAGAAGAGAATCGTTCACAATCTCGTAGAGAGTGGTTGATTCTATGAAAAAGCTTACCTTCGTAGCCTCTCCGTCAGGGCGAGTCGAGCTAGATGTGGTCTCCGTGTCAAGATAATCATCGTCTATCATCCGTGGAAGTGGAACGGCCAGTGACATCCATTTTGCGATCATGCTTGGCCGCCCAAATGTCATGGATAAGATACTATCA
This window contains:
- a CDS encoding LysM domain-containing protein (similar to Metarhizium robertsii ARSEF 23 XP_007816291.1) produces the protein MVSNCNAFYFVKLNDRCADIVSQYGISLTDFQTWNPKVGNDCTGLWANTYACVSIIGHVPTPTNPGNGIQTPVPTQPGMTSNCDKFQLIKTGDTCVDIATRNGISVQDFLQWNPQAGSSCTGLWANAYACVGVVSFVLKSYYHLDCTGSIHNNVNIAHGSDGICINTDCAVGSVDVDAVGRCPGGQVQISYWENAGCSGKWFGYGYMSRAQCHRLWSDGYKFKALHLRCAREQDDCVNKKTCAYDPEPASRSC
- a CDS encoding C6 transcription factor (similar to Beauveria bassiana ARSEF 2860 XP_008599770.1), whose amino-acid sequence is MAASQPSTGTPRSFPNAVAPERAPGSTVSLTSAPTSDLKNADAMTGLVGDHTANVEYFGSSSAISFMRQINSAIDTLLGRSQVAAPSGNGVAQYSQTSIEAVPIDGGVVDPMTCTLPSRAFADGLIQDYYRLVWVILPIHDWLVFEKGYRAIWLGKPLPLPEKELYYMVNLAFALGSQFSEKVSPGKRNELGQTFWKRAQALYDPRLQPTATLGGVQCLLMMGLFLQGTSESHQCWMAIGSAVRMAQSLGLHMASTVSDESFRELEISRRVWHGCVSMDRILSMTFGRPSMIAKWMSLAVPLPRMIDDDYLDTETTSSSTRPDGEATKVSFFIESTTLYEIVNDSLLEIYMNPENKSTEDDVKLLTVVHHDSRLSKWLSSVPENLLYSVSSSAEDFILQRQRIVLRARYLHARILLLRPIVAEYHLKQPKPGQAEILGFKDRTLSQGIVDECLTQCFGAAHETIDMIYTHLDRETVMGPTPAWWFSVLFVYQAATVLLAQRLGPSEPRTFVSSLADPSAAWDKAMQLLKAYSQVGESARRCIAALEILSAKFQHHASQNPAQYASTRIGETTSNTTQESRGQYGVFGDLGGDLDLSGVDLNDIQLNVDDMMWLNTSAGDVIF